In Rhodopirellula bahusiensis, the following proteins share a genomic window:
- a CDS encoding ExeM/NucH family extracellular endonuclease, whose product MNQLNNPIRIALIFSLAFGLLTSLGCKPATAPDVSIDTTLETPESPATSASTVTSDLQQPETRAFSTDEVVIRGDLSSVDWQSLVGKKVAIEGDLVIVDTYDLVRRGQINVARQRLYVPTSRVDPNDADPSANSFEGGSNVAKVTEAQKFNDTAIITLDDGPATQNIFPPLLFPNLGTTDATVRLGSVLHGVSGKMVQAGSKLLLVADQPLRWTAARRPQRPDVGEADVTVASFNVLNYFTTLDNGNNNARGADSAAELKRQEVKLVSAMVALDADVIGLMEIENNLDAEKLLVAALNKAIGKEAFQGCGLPDDFRDAPGGRDAIRVGIIYRSDRASPNGDVAIIRDDAFHIARTPISQSFRPNDGGEPFTVIVNHFKSKGGASDAEPDNKNKGDGQGAFNAGRRSQSLAICDYIDSLKSDGTEPRVLVIGDLNAYQQEDPIDVLRANGLVDLQARFEQSSETGNEKTPYSYVYYGQSGILDHAFATEALANNVSGVATWHINADEPRSLDYNQEYNPAELFHADPYRSSDHDPVLIGIRH is encoded by the coding sequence ATGAATCAATTGAACAATCCAATTCGAATCGCCCTAATCTTTTCGCTAGCGTTTGGCTTGCTGACATCATTGGGATGCAAACCAGCAACAGCACCCGACGTTTCCATAGACACCACGCTTGAAACACCAGAGTCGCCCGCTACCTCAGCATCGACCGTCACGTCGGATTTGCAGCAGCCTGAAACTCGAGCATTCAGCACCGATGAAGTCGTCATTCGCGGCGACTTGAGCTCGGTTGATTGGCAATCGCTGGTCGGAAAGAAGGTCGCCATCGAAGGTGACCTCGTCATCGTGGACACCTACGATCTCGTCCGCCGGGGACAGATCAACGTGGCCCGCCAACGGCTGTATGTGCCGACCAGCCGAGTGGACCCAAACGACGCTGATCCGAGTGCCAACTCCTTTGAGGGCGGCAGCAATGTTGCCAAAGTGACCGAGGCTCAGAAATTCAACGACACCGCCATCATCACGCTCGATGATGGACCGGCAACCCAAAATATCTTTCCACCATTGTTGTTCCCGAACTTGGGGACAACGGATGCGACAGTCCGTCTCGGATCGGTCTTGCATGGCGTCTCAGGAAAGATGGTCCAGGCCGGCAGCAAACTTCTTCTCGTTGCAGATCAACCTCTGCGATGGACAGCCGCCCGGCGACCGCAACGCCCCGACGTTGGTGAAGCGGATGTGACCGTGGCCAGTTTCAACGTGCTGAACTACTTCACCACACTCGACAATGGAAACAACAATGCTCGCGGTGCGGACTCCGCTGCAGAACTGAAACGCCAGGAAGTCAAACTCGTTTCCGCGATGGTTGCGTTGGACGCCGATGTCATCGGCCTGATGGAAATCGAGAACAACCTCGACGCTGAGAAACTACTCGTTGCGGCGTTGAACAAAGCGATCGGCAAAGAAGCCTTCCAAGGCTGTGGCTTGCCCGATGACTTTCGAGATGCACCCGGTGGACGAGACGCGATCCGTGTTGGAATCATCTATCGATCCGATCGAGCTTCACCCAACGGCGATGTCGCCATCATTCGCGACGACGCCTTTCACATTGCCCGAACTCCGATCTCACAATCCTTCCGACCAAACGATGGAGGCGAACCATTCACAGTGATCGTCAACCATTTTAAATCGAAGGGCGGTGCAAGCGACGCAGAACCAGACAACAAAAACAAAGGTGACGGGCAAGGTGCCTTCAATGCGGGAAGACGTTCTCAATCCTTGGCGATTTGTGATTACATCGATTCGCTGAAGTCAGATGGCACAGAACCAAGAGTCCTCGTCATTGGCGACTTGAATGCCTACCAACAAGAAGACCCGATCGACGTCTTGCGAGCCAATGGCTTGGTGGATTTGCAGGCACGCTTTGAGCAAAGCTCTGAAACCGGTAATGAGAAGACTCCCTATTCGTACGTCTATTACGGGCAGTCCGGCATCCTCGACCATGCCTTCGCCACCGAGGCATTGGCGAACAACGTTTCCGGCGTCGCAACATGGCACATCAACGCTGATGAGCCGCGATCTTTGGACTACAACCAAGAGTACAACCCTGCCGAACTCTTTCATGCCGATCCCTATCGCAGTTCGGATCATGATCCGGTTCTCATCGGAATCCGACATTAG
- a CDS encoding sulfatase encodes MRSVLIFLSASLLSGLPCSVGLAERPHVLFIMADDMGWKDLHCQGNDVLRTPNIDALAESGVRFDNAYAASTVCSPTRAALMTGLAPARLHITQHGADSKSFWPEDRLIQPPSTKHELPHETTTMAERLKAVGYTTGFFGKWHLGSDKKYWPTEHGFDVNVGGCGLGGPPTYFDPYRIPALPPRKEGEYLSDRLADETIDFMRREKDQPMFVCLWTYNPHYPFEAPEDLIEYYKGKEGPGLKNPIYGGQIEATDRAVGRVLRELDSLGISDETLVVFTSDNGGWSGATDNRPLRKGKGYLFEGGLRVPLIVRWPGVTEAATVNETPVISMDLTATVLDAAGVGLAGDESLDGETLQPLFSGGNLQRDALYFHYPHFAFHKDNRPGSVIRSGQYKLILRHDDDSVELYDLENDLSEKNDLAEVHPKVTKDLKARLIQWLETTGAGIPKKRSK; translated from the coding sequence ATGCGAAGCGTTTTAATTTTTCTGTCCGCCAGTCTTCTGAGTGGTTTGCCCTGTTCGGTTGGGTTGGCTGAAAGACCGCATGTCTTGTTCATCATGGCGGATGACATGGGATGGAAGGATTTGCACTGCCAGGGCAACGACGTGTTGCGGACGCCCAACATCGATGCATTGGCAGAATCAGGGGTGCGTTTCGACAACGCCTACGCGGCTTCCACGGTCTGTTCTCCAACCCGTGCGGCTCTGATGACAGGGCTTGCTCCCGCGAGATTGCACATCACCCAGCACGGGGCGGATAGCAAGTCTTTCTGGCCGGAAGATCGATTGATTCAACCTCCGTCGACCAAACATGAATTGCCTCACGAAACCACGACGATGGCGGAGCGATTGAAAGCGGTGGGGTACACCACTGGATTCTTTGGCAAGTGGCATTTGGGCAGCGACAAAAAGTACTGGCCAACCGAACATGGTTTTGATGTCAACGTTGGCGGTTGCGGGCTAGGGGGACCTCCGACGTATTTCGATCCTTATCGCATTCCCGCGTTGCCGCCTCGCAAAGAAGGCGAGTACCTGAGCGATCGTTTGGCCGATGAAACGATCGATTTCATGCGGCGTGAGAAGGACCAGCCGATGTTCGTGTGCCTGTGGACTTACAACCCACACTATCCGTTCGAGGCGCCGGAGGATTTGATCGAATATTACAAAGGCAAAGAAGGTCCCGGCCTGAAGAACCCCATTTACGGCGGCCAGATCGAAGCCACCGACCGCGCTGTCGGACGCGTGCTGCGTGAGTTGGATTCGCTCGGTATCTCGGACGAGACCTTGGTGGTATTCACCAGTGACAACGGTGGTTGGTCCGGTGCGACTGACAACCGACCGCTGCGAAAAGGAAAGGGGTATCTGTTCGAGGGTGGTTTGCGTGTGCCTTTGATCGTTCGCTGGCCTGGCGTGACCGAAGCGGCGACGGTGAATGAAACTCCTGTGATCAGCATGGATCTAACAGCAACCGTTTTGGATGCTGCAGGGGTCGGGCTTGCCGGCGATGAATCACTTGATGGCGAAACATTGCAACCGTTGTTCAGCGGTGGCAATCTCCAGCGTGATGCGTTGTACTTTCACTACCCACACTTCGCGTTTCACAAAGACAATCGTCCTGGTTCGGTGATTCGCAGCGGCCAATACAAGCTCATTCTCCGTCACGACGATGATTCCGTTGAACTGTATGACTTGGAGAATGATCTGAGCGAGAAGAATGATCTGGCTGAGGTTCACCCCAAGGTGACCAAGGATTTGAAAGCTCGCCTGATTCAATGGCTCGAGACGACCGGCGCCGGAATCCCAAAGAAGCGAAGCAAGTAG
- a CDS encoding SHD1 domain-containing protein, whose translation MFRIAIGIIPSLLFCLTFAAAAAQDNLPSTERVWKDSSGRFQVTAKLIEQVGKKVVLQTRSGRKIEIPSDRLSDADQTYLKNMESAPSSPAPPTSDADQPKPIEVSNDPEAELDSAPRLKFSNTVWNVKVSAPKSSEFEPTPVALPKPHGNRQAHAANSLLMKAAVSDISGSGPSAQTRLMIGDFRTGQLTELPAVSGTAMQPNAILGDGSTVVMIGMGKDRTTTNEDLQSWDIRDGKVQRGDIWKPYAGQSNPGIRFATAGPDNRLITCSKGGHIVAWQMPQRRALWQIEMGSPPYWHTNANLSQLAIASATQLVMVDLLEGKVTGSQSLSDLGRIYYPKVSFNPSEDKLYLSSIGRVLILDLRRNEWIQDTEISGVGTSNGAIFCDDDYVLIDGSTLVDWKSGAKVDQYSGLGAPIPMGHFACVVSSSELRALDLPLKPVAENGTSPKSMATDSTSQPKEVAADKPASELLGRWKFELEETYASGNKGMNRSTYRFAPDGTYEVYSTLAMSSGSNSQQLYSVTSRERGTWTHEGKKFCMTETKSDLVEFQSSVPEVSRQTFETAIAQKSPPVCYAVFIKTKNLVEFRDTQGNAMPLQRITTELNVR comes from the coding sequence ATGTTTCGCATCGCCATTGGAATCATTCCGTCGCTGTTGTTCTGCCTGACCTTCGCAGCGGCAGCGGCGCAGGACAACCTGCCAAGCACGGAACGAGTGTGGAAGGATTCCAGCGGTCGCTTTCAAGTCACCGCGAAACTGATCGAACAGGTCGGCAAGAAGGTCGTCTTGCAGACAAGGTCAGGACGCAAGATTGAGATCCCAAGTGATCGGCTCAGCGACGCCGATCAAACCTATCTGAAAAACATGGAGTCCGCCCCTTCATCTCCGGCCCCGCCTACGTCGGATGCGGACCAACCGAAACCAATCGAAGTTTCAAACGATCCGGAGGCGGAACTCGACTCCGCCCCACGTTTGAAGTTTTCAAACACCGTTTGGAACGTGAAAGTCTCCGCTCCAAAGTCGTCGGAGTTCGAACCCACCCCAGTCGCTCTGCCGAAACCGCATGGAAACCGGCAGGCTCACGCTGCGAACAGCTTGTTGATGAAAGCAGCCGTCAGTGACATCAGCGGCAGTGGACCGTCGGCTCAAACTCGTTTGATGATTGGCGACTTCCGCACCGGTCAACTGACCGAGTTGCCTGCGGTTTCCGGAACCGCCATGCAACCGAACGCCATCCTCGGCGATGGCAGTACGGTCGTGATGATTGGCATGGGCAAGGATCGAACGACCACCAACGAGGACTTGCAATCTTGGGACATCCGCGATGGCAAGGTGCAACGCGGCGATATTTGGAAACCCTACGCGGGTCAATCCAACCCCGGTATCCGTTTCGCGACCGCCGGCCCCGACAACCGTTTGATCACTTGCAGCAAAGGTGGGCACATCGTGGCTTGGCAAATGCCACAACGACGTGCACTTTGGCAAATCGAAATGGGGTCGCCACCCTACTGGCACACGAACGCTAACCTGAGCCAATTGGCGATCGCGTCAGCAACGCAACTGGTGATGGTCGATCTGTTGGAAGGTAAGGTCACGGGGTCACAATCTCTGAGCGATCTCGGACGCATTTACTATCCCAAGGTCTCCTTCAATCCCAGCGAAGACAAACTCTATTTGTCTTCGATCGGTCGCGTTTTGATTCTGGATCTTCGCAGAAACGAGTGGATTCAAGACACCGAAATCAGCGGTGTCGGCACCAGCAACGGCGCGATCTTTTGCGACGACGATTATGTCTTGATCGATGGCAGCACACTGGTCGACTGGAAGTCCGGAGCCAAAGTCGACCAATACAGCGGGCTGGGTGCACCGATTCCAATGGGCCACTTCGCGTGTGTGGTTTCAAGTTCGGAACTGCGGGCTCTCGATCTACCACTGAAACCGGTCGCCGAGAACGGAACGTCACCAAAATCGATGGCAACCGATTCGACCAGCCAGCCCAAAGAAGTCGCCGCCGACAAGCCCGCTTCAGAATTGCTTGGACGCTGGAAATTCGAACTGGAGGAAACCTACGCCAGTGGGAACAAGGGAATGAATCGAAGCACCTATCGATTTGCTCCCGACGGTACCTATGAAGTCTATTCCACGCTAGCAATGTCCAGCGGAAGCAACAGCCAACAACTCTACAGCGTCACCAGCCGCGAACGGGGAACGTGGACCCACGAGGGGAAGAAGTTCTGCATGACGGAGACGAAAAGCGACTTGGTTGAATTCCAATCCTCCGTCCCTGAGGTTTCCAGACAAACGTTCGAAACCGCAATTGCGCAGAAGTCGCCACCGGTCTGCTATGCCGTCTTCATCAAAACCAAGAACTTGGTCGAATTTCGCGACACGCAGGGCAACGCAATGCCGCTGCAGCGAATCACCACCGAACTCAACGTTCGATAG
- a CDS encoding WD40 domain-containing protein, whose protein sequence is MIRPATKTLLVVLALSFEWSVGLDSIVGTPNQVSADTLPIDDLPDGHEVLFSRDVAPVLKKNCVACHNTSDDEGGVNLESGEQIRTSDLDDLIVPGNPAESRLFLLASHADDPVMPPEDNDASASILNPKELALLKRWIQTGAIVDQATDVPAEQKWQPLPTDLQTVYGSAMTADGRLSAVSFGNQIRVFGTKSSEPIETLAIVEGEETKPAHDDFVQDLFFNPTGQQLISAGYRNVKIWERTPFEPATIPTINQDDTLAIAINAKGTHLAKLSRRGELSVAEVGKDRWLWMKSFDLPEDFKTDDPTQVRIMLDSDGHQAAMQWGNTIRIVRVDSKDIETLDAANAVTSMQWTGPDRLATATDDGQVLFWNRDGDTWTNTEHNVFDQTVLAILSTSETPDQLIAIDATSNVANWNPTNQTFEAAGKLPAPAVSALLSPDGTSLWISTASGALGQYNIADQSYVEVAKTDPVAKAQLANDNWQTLVTETLVAAQEKDVKQAEDDVAAEKKNLESIAKEIETKTKLRDEKQASVEEAKQALATKESELAAAVTELSQAEKIKARGEARLKDLEAEHKRHQQVLAKLKQDHESKKAKAAASQSRHDSSRATDATLAVMDSGSRILTHAANTDDAPQNAWSLWSATGDWLAELSELPTDGQLIASGDRCVLIRGSNGETQAFVAPSRSWSLRQTIGATTGPSPFANRVLSIDVHPSGKLLATGGGDPSRAGELMLWKVSDGSLIREIPNSHGDTVLCVRFSPDGKILAAGGADQMIKLWDIESGTLIKTLEGHTHHVTSIAWNLDGRQLATASADASVKIWNIETGQATRTITGFKTEVTKLVYIGRENRVGVASGDSHFRVYRTDNGSRETNAKVAGDYLYALDSNRDGSQFIVGGASGAATRIDQSGKQSLEYASGEK, encoded by the coding sequence ATGATCCGCCCAGCCACAAAGACATTGCTCGTCGTGCTGGCACTGAGTTTTGAGTGGAGCGTCGGACTTGATTCGATCGTCGGCACGCCCAACCAAGTGAGCGCAGACACGCTCCCAATCGACGACTTGCCCGACGGCCATGAAGTCCTCTTCAGCCGCGACGTGGCACCGGTGCTGAAAAAAAACTGCGTTGCCTGCCACAACACCAGCGACGACGAAGGCGGAGTGAACCTGGAATCCGGAGAACAGATCCGGACCTCCGACTTGGATGATCTCATCGTTCCCGGAAACCCCGCGGAAAGTCGACTGTTCCTGCTCGCATCCCACGCGGATGATCCCGTGATGCCACCGGAGGACAACGATGCTTCGGCTTCGATTTTGAATCCGAAGGAGCTTGCTTTGCTAAAGCGTTGGATCCAAACCGGCGCCATCGTCGACCAAGCCACCGACGTTCCGGCGGAACAAAAATGGCAACCGCTACCGACCGACTTGCAAACGGTTTACGGATCAGCCATGACCGCCGACGGAAGATTGTCCGCGGTCAGTTTTGGCAACCAGATTCGTGTGTTCGGCACCAAGTCCTCTGAACCAATTGAAACGCTTGCAATCGTCGAAGGCGAAGAAACAAAGCCGGCTCACGATGACTTCGTCCAAGATTTGTTCTTCAATCCGACCGGCCAACAACTCATCTCGGCGGGTTATCGCAACGTCAAGATTTGGGAGAGGACACCGTTCGAACCAGCCACGATTCCCACGATCAATCAAGACGACACCCTGGCGATTGCGATCAATGCCAAAGGAACTCATCTCGCGAAACTCTCGCGTCGTGGAGAGCTGAGTGTGGCGGAAGTCGGCAAAGATCGATGGCTGTGGATGAAGAGTTTCGATCTGCCTGAAGATTTCAAAACAGACGATCCCACCCAAGTCCGAATCATGCTGGATAGCGATGGTCATCAAGCGGCGATGCAGTGGGGCAACACGATTCGCATCGTTCGCGTCGACAGCAAAGACATCGAAACCCTCGATGCGGCAAACGCGGTCACTTCAATGCAATGGACCGGACCAGATCGCTTAGCAACCGCGACCGACGATGGCCAGGTCTTGTTTTGGAACCGAGACGGAGACACTTGGACCAACACAGAGCACAACGTTTTTGACCAAACCGTGCTTGCGATCCTCTCGACGTCCGAGACTCCAGATCAGTTGATCGCGATCGATGCAACCAGCAACGTTGCCAACTGGAATCCAACCAATCAAACGTTCGAAGCGGCCGGCAAATTGCCCGCTCCCGCCGTGTCCGCTTTGCTCTCGCCCGACGGGACCTCGCTGTGGATCAGCACCGCGTCAGGAGCCCTAGGACAATACAACATCGCCGATCAAAGCTATGTCGAAGTCGCGAAAACGGATCCTGTCGCCAAAGCTCAATTAGCAAACGACAATTGGCAAACACTCGTCACCGAAACATTGGTCGCGGCGCAAGAAAAGGATGTCAAGCAAGCCGAAGACGACGTTGCGGCAGAGAAGAAGAACTTGGAATCGATTGCCAAAGAAATCGAAACCAAAACCAAACTGCGAGACGAGAAACAGGCCAGCGTTGAAGAAGCCAAGCAAGCCCTTGCGACCAAAGAGAGCGAACTCGCCGCTGCCGTGACAGAACTCAGTCAAGCCGAGAAAATCAAAGCCCGCGGTGAGGCTCGGCTAAAGGACTTGGAAGCGGAACACAAACGTCATCAGCAGGTCCTCGCGAAACTCAAACAAGATCACGAATCAAAGAAAGCCAAGGCCGCCGCTTCTCAATCACGGCATGATTCATCTCGCGCGACCGATGCCACACTCGCCGTCATGGACTCAGGATCGCGCATCCTCACACACGCCGCCAACACCGACGACGCACCGCAAAACGCATGGAGTCTGTGGTCCGCAACCGGTGACTGGTTGGCCGAATTGTCCGAACTGCCAACTGACGGACAACTGATCGCCAGCGGCGATCGTTGCGTCCTGATTCGAGGGTCCAACGGCGAGACCCAGGCTTTCGTTGCTCCGTCCCGCTCATGGAGTCTTCGCCAGACCATTGGTGCGACGACCGGTCCGAGCCCGTTTGCGAATCGCGTGTTGAGCATCGACGTTCATCCTTCCGGCAAATTGCTGGCCACCGGTGGCGGCGATCCTTCACGGGCCGGTGAATTGATGCTTTGGAAAGTCTCCGACGGTTCCCTGATTCGCGAGATCCCCAACTCGCATGGCGACACCGTTCTGTGTGTCCGCTTTTCGCCGGACGGTAAGATCTTGGCGGCCGGCGGTGCCGATCAAATGATCAAGCTGTGGGACATTGAATCGGGCACGCTGATCAAAACGCTCGAAGGACACACGCACCATGTCACCTCGATCGCATGGAACCTCGATGGTCGTCAACTCGCAACGGCTTCTGCTGATGCCTCGGTCAAAATCTGGAACATTGAAACGGGCCAAGCCACACGCACGATCACAGGATTCAAAACCGAAGTGACGAAACTGGTTTATATCGGCCGCGAAAATCGCGTTGGAGTTGCCAGCGGCGACAGTCACTTCCGCGTCTATCGCACCGACAATGGCTCTCGAGAAACCAACGCCAAGGTCGCTGGAGATTACCTATACGCATTGGATTCCAATCGCGACGGCAGCCAGTTCATCGTCGGTGGTGCGAGCGGTGCGGCCACTCGGATCGACCAATCAGGCAAACAAAGTCTGGAGTATGCATCAGGCGAAAAATGA
- a CDS encoding PPC domain-containing protein — MIASTLQLRLMWALILCCFTPHLAHAQIKLDRVFPPAVAVGAETAVAAEGKFPNWPPNIDCDVDQVSISAGKDSGKLTVKVADDAAPGVAWIRFHDDQSMTALVPLILSSVDVFSETEPNDKRSEANPIELPIVVAGRLAKGGDSDAYRVSLKAGQTLVVSATANQVLKSPMDAVLQLTDLRGNVLFHSDDVRGLDPQIVFTADSDQELLIRIFAFPETPNSTIGYAGSASFIYTLDVTTGPFVDHVAADKEKAIAFGYNLDDATRTVSNTTESLSPPVAMIPDALGWSWVPPVDESVHRVLPGGKFDGTLPALLFGHFLKADETHHYNFKASKGTKYRAEVRSKTNGFLLDSKLTITDSKSGKTLASNDDMSSGGYDAGVDFTATEDGPIDVAVSEMLGEFGPRHFYQLSIRELKPECQLSMTEDHFVVTQSKPLELSVSVNRKSGFNSKVKIAATELPDGIQSDAVVSEPKGDTAKTVKLKLTAADNAIGHGRFRIVGTILDANDEPTEETTEATYNLRPSIPLTEFWLTVPPAPAKEASP; from the coding sequence GTGATCGCTTCCACACTTCAGCTTCGCCTGATGTGGGCATTGATTTTATGCTGCTTCACCCCGCACTTGGCTCACGCACAAATCAAGCTGGATCGAGTGTTCCCACCGGCCGTTGCCGTTGGTGCCGAAACAGCGGTCGCCGCGGAAGGCAAATTTCCCAATTGGCCGCCCAACATCGATTGCGATGTCGATCAGGTTTCCATCTCGGCTGGCAAAGACTCCGGCAAGTTGACCGTCAAAGTCGCTGACGATGCGGCACCGGGCGTCGCGTGGATCCGATTCCACGACGATCAGTCCATGACCGCGTTGGTTCCCCTGATCCTCTCCTCCGTCGACGTGTTCTCTGAGACGGAACCCAATGACAAACGATCGGAAGCCAACCCAATTGAGCTTCCCATCGTCGTCGCCGGCCGTTTGGCCAAGGGCGGTGACAGCGATGCCTACCGCGTGTCATTGAAAGCGGGCCAGACATTGGTCGTTTCGGCGACGGCCAACCAAGTCTTGAAGTCACCCATGGACGCGGTGCTGCAGTTGACCGATCTTCGTGGCAACGTGCTCTTCCATTCCGACGACGTCCGTGGATTGGACCCACAAATCGTTTTCACCGCTGACTCAGATCAAGAACTCCTGATCCGAATTTTCGCGTTCCCCGAAACGCCCAACAGCACGATCGGCTACGCGGGATCAGCCTCATTCATTTACACGTTGGACGTGACCACCGGCCCGTTTGTGGATCATGTTGCTGCCGACAAAGAGAAGGCCATTGCGTTTGGTTACAACCTCGACGACGCCACCCGGACGGTCTCAAACACCACCGAAAGCCTGTCGCCTCCCGTCGCGATGATCCCCGATGCCTTGGGGTGGTCTTGGGTTCCACCCGTTGATGAATCGGTTCATCGAGTCTTACCCGGTGGCAAGTTCGATGGAACGCTGCCCGCTTTGCTGTTCGGTCACTTCCTGAAAGCAGATGAAACGCATCACTACAATTTCAAGGCCAGCAAAGGAACCAAGTACCGCGCCGAAGTCCGATCCAAGACCAACGGATTCTTGCTCGATTCCAAGCTCACGATCACGGACTCAAAGTCAGGCAAAACACTGGCCAGCAACGACGACATGTCGTCCGGTGGCTATGACGCGGGAGTCGACTTCACCGCAACCGAGGACGGTCCCATCGACGTCGCGGTCTCCGAGATGCTGGGCGAGTTTGGCCCGCGACACTTCTATCAATTGTCGATTCGCGAATTGAAACCGGAGTGCCAACTTTCGATGACTGAAGATCACTTCGTCGTCACTCAGTCCAAACCGCTCGAACTCAGCGTGTCCGTCAATCGCAAGTCGGGTTTCAACTCAAAAGTCAAAATCGCCGCGACGGAATTGCCCGATGGGATCCAGTCGGACGCCGTGGTTTCCGAACCCAAAGGCGACACCGCCAAGACGGTCAAACTGAAACTGACCGCTGCGGACAATGCGATCGGTCACGGTCGCTTTCGAATCGTGGGAACCATTTTGGACGCGAATGACGAGCCGACGGAAGAAACCACTGAGGCCACCTACAACCTGCGGCCATCCATCCCACTGACGGAGTTCTGGCTCACCGTTCCTCCTGCCCCCGCCAAAGAAGCCTCACCATGA
- a CDS encoding DUF1501 domain-containing protein encodes MSNTWTNCEGLTRRDGLKLGLGGLIGGGLSGALSAQARASENSGSRRRNAQADACILVWMDGGPSHYETFDPKPDAPVEIRGTYQPIATQTPGIQFAEPMQKMAAISDDLAIVRSIRHDQGNHGAGNHYMMTGAPPRIPVGCGAFVSFHPSLGSVVSKEIGAPHGIPAYFSLPRMSRSGGPNFLGSKYAPFVVPDNPNNSGFRVRDVTIPTGLTDGRFSSRQQIRQRIDTMMRFNDASVADPTLAVDEFYQQSLQIISSKEAQAAFDIHQESDEVRDAYGRNPFGQQALLARRLVGAGVPFVTLYSGGWDHHVDIFNALDKKLPPFEATVAALISDLKKQGMLERTLVVVLGEFGRTPKINERGGRDHWSNAMSVVFAGGQTPGGQVIGATDRQGYAAVERVLSPENFVSTIYEKLGIDPGQMMYTGEGRPTHLVSDATPITELMS; translated from the coding sequence ATGTCGAACACTTGGACAAACTGTGAAGGACTGACGCGCCGCGACGGTCTCAAATTAGGCCTTGGCGGACTGATCGGCGGAGGCCTGTCGGGAGCCTTGAGTGCGCAAGCTCGCGCGTCAGAGAACTCCGGTTCCCGCCGTCGCAACGCTCAGGCGGATGCCTGCATCTTGGTTTGGATGGACGGTGGTCCCAGTCACTACGAAACGTTTGATCCCAAACCAGACGCCCCCGTCGAAATCCGCGGCACCTACCAGCCCATCGCGACTCAAACCCCCGGCATCCAGTTCGCTGAACCGATGCAGAAAATGGCGGCGATCAGCGATGACCTCGCAATCGTGCGTTCGATTCGGCACGACCAGGGCAACCACGGCGCCGGCAATCACTACATGATGACCGGAGCCCCGCCTCGCATTCCGGTTGGTTGTGGTGCGTTTGTCAGTTTTCACCCCAGCCTCGGCAGTGTGGTCTCCAAAGAGATCGGTGCTCCTCACGGGATTCCCGCCTACTTTTCTCTTCCTCGCATGTCGCGTTCGGGCGGACCGAATTTCCTCGGCAGCAAGTACGCACCGTTCGTCGTTCCTGACAATCCGAACAATTCCGGCTTCCGTGTTCGCGATGTCACGATCCCCACGGGACTGACCGACGGCCGATTCAGTTCCCGGCAACAAATCCGCCAACGCATCGACACGATGATGCGTTTCAATGACGCCAGCGTCGCCGATCCAACCTTGGCGGTCGACGAGTTCTATCAGCAAAGCCTGCAAATCATCAGCAGCAAAGAAGCCCAAGCCGCGTTCGACATTCACCAAGAATCCGACGAAGTCCGCGATGCCTACGGACGAAACCCGTTTGGCCAGCAAGCCTTGCTCGCCCGTCGATTGGTCGGCGCCGGCGTTCCCTTCGTGACGCTCTACAGCGGTGGCTGGGACCATCACGTCGACATCTTCAATGCACTGGATAAGAAACTGCCACCGTTTGAAGCAACGGTCGCGGCTTTGATTTCTGACCTCAAAAAACAAGGCATGCTGGAACGCACCTTGGTCGTTGTCTTGGGTGAGTTCGGACGGACGCCCAAGATCAACGAACGCGGCGGACGCGACCACTGGTCCAACGCCATGAGCGTCGTGTTCGCGGGAGGTCAGACGCCGGGCGGACAAGTCATCGGGGCGACCGACCGACAAGGTTACGCCGCGGTCGAACGAGTCCTGTCACCAGAAAATTTCGTGTCGACCATCTACGAGAAACTCGGCATCGATCCGGGCCAAATGATGTACACCGGCGAAGGACGCCCCACACACTTGGTCAGCGACGCGACTCCAATCACCGAGTTGATGAGCTAG